The genomic stretch ACAGGCAGCAGGCCGTCGCCGTGTGTGCGCGGCGGTGTTGTGTGTTGCGGCATGCCTCCTTGCGGCGTCCTGCAGGCCCGGTGCGGCCCTTCGCGGTGAAGTCCGCGACATAGGCGGCGAGGCCCTGCCGGGTGTTTCTGTCACGGCGGGCGGCGGTGATGCTGGGGTGATCACCAACGTGCTGGGCGAGTACACCCTGCGCGGGGCGGCGGGCCGCGCGACCCTGCGCTTTGAAAAGACCGGCTACACCGCCGCCGAGGCGGTGGTGGACACGCCGCGCGGCGGCTCCGTTGGGGTTCCCGAGGTCCGGCTTTGGCCCCTCCCCCCCACGGAGGGGGTATATTTTTTCGCCGGCATGCGCTATTCGGAGTTGGACCATCCCCGCCCGATGGCGTACAACACCGAGTCACGGGGGCTGGTGCACGGCACCGCGGTCACGCCGAAAGCCCGGACTGAGGGACCTTTCGGCGGTCCGGACCGTTTGCCGGACGCCCCTCAGCTCATCGCGCACAAACTGCCCCCCTACGACGCGCGGCTTGTCCGGATGCGTCCGGCGGAGGCCACCACACCGCAGCCGGCCACGCCCGGCGCGTCGCGTAACGCCGCGAAACCGGTTCCGGAAAAGGTATGGATCGGCGACGCGGTTATTCCCCTGGTGATGCGGCCGGTGGACGAGCCGAACCGCCAACTGATGGAATTGATTCCGGGTGAGGCGCTGACCCCCGGCGTCTATGCCGTCCACTGGGGCGCCCTCGACGGATTCGGCGGCGTTGAGCCGCGCGTTTTCCTGTTCCGTGTGCCCGAAGCGGAGGCGGGTGGGGACACCGACGAGGAGGCCCCCCTCACCCCTGAGGAGCGGCAGATGATGGAGGAGCGGGAGAAACAGCGCCGCGAGCGCCTCAAGGAAATGAACCAGGAGACCGGCGAGGGGATGGGCTGAGCCCGCACCCCGTCCGGACAACCCCGCGGAGAGCCCATGAAAAGCCAGTATGTGAACACCCTTCAGGAGGGCGACCGCCTGAATGACTATTTTGTCGCGGCCCGCAAGGACCTGCGCGTGAAGCAGGACGGGGGCAAGTTCCTCGGCATGGTCTTCAAGGACAAGACCGGCGAGATTGGCGGCATCATGTGGAACAACGCCGTGGACGCGGCGAAGCTCTTCGAGCCCGGCGACGTGGTGGTGGTGCGCGGC from Candidatus Hydrogenedentota bacterium encodes the following:
- a CDS encoding carboxypeptidase regulatory-like domain-containing protein; this translates as MRVPADRGGQAAGRRRVCAAVLCVAACLLAASCRPGAALRGEVRDIGGEALPGVSVTAGGGDAGVITNVLGEYTLRGAAGRATLRFEKTGYTAAEAVVDTPRGGSVGVPEVRLWPLPPTEGVYFFAGMRYSELDHPRPMAYNTESRGLVHGTAVTPKARTEGPFGGPDRLPDAPQLIAHKLPPYDARLVRMRPAEATTPQPATPGASRNAAKPVPEKVWIGDAVIPLVMRPVDEPNRQLMELIPGEALTPGVYAVHWGALDGFGGVEPRVFLFRVPEAEAGGDTDEEAPLTPEERQMMEEREKQRRERLKEMNQETGEGMG